One window of Posidoniimonas polymericola genomic DNA carries:
- a CDS encoding DUF2294 domain-containing protein, with the protein MKSKREIEREISQAIIRFEKEFMGRGPLETRSYIVDDLVLVRLKNVLTPAEMKLSESEDRERSRYLIKQLRQQLIEQGRPLLDAVIKDILGVDVVSLHTDISSRTGERVIVFTLERAPDLASSS; encoded by the coding sequence GTGAAGAGCAAGAGAGAGATCGAACGGGAAATCAGCCAAGCGATTATCCGTTTTGAGAAGGAGTTCATGGGGCGCGGGCCGCTGGAGACGCGGTCGTACATCGTCGACGACTTGGTGCTCGTGCGGCTGAAAAATGTTCTCACCCCCGCCGAGATGAAGCTGTCGGAGTCCGAAGATCGTGAACGATCACGGTACCTGATCAAACAGCTTAGGCAGCAGTTGATCGAGCAGGGGCGCCCGCTCCTTGACGCGGTGATCAAGGACATCCTGGGGGTGGATGTCGTCAGCCTGCACACCGACATTAGCTCCCGGACTGGCGAGCGGGTCATTGTGTTTACGCTCGAAAGGGCGCCCGATTTGGCGAGCAGCTCCTAA